The sequence TTGATTGATCTTGCTTATCGGAAATCATGaggtgggattttccagccaccCACCAGAGCAACTGAGAAGGGCTTCCCTTCATCCTCCCAAGCCACCACTCCTCCCTATCTTATTTCTCACCTCCTCCACCTCTATCACATACATGTGCTTTGCAGAGAAAGTCCCTAAGTTTCACTGGAAACCCAGCTTCCGTCCTAGTAGACTGTTGTCACAGAGAAGAATGAGCAGAGAACTGCAAGACTAGCAGATGATTCCCAGGCTCATACAGACAAAATAGCAAGCCTTTCCTGTGTTCCTGGATAGTGAGTATGtcacttagattttttaaattttatacttatTGAAAGATTATTTTCCAGACCTAGATATTTTGTTATCTCTTGCACATATATTAAAAGGGAAACATACGTGAAACACATTGGTTAAGATATTTTTAAGGTACTGACTGCCACCTGGCTGACAGCAATATAAAAACCATCCTAATAACAGAGAAACTAAAATAGAATATACACAGGGGTTCCCTGGCGTCTCattggtgaagaattcacctgccaatgcaggagacatgggtttgatccctgatctgggaagatcccacatgccgtctgtgggatcagctaagtctgtgcaccacaacttctgagcctgtgctctagaaccttggagccgcaactactgagccctcgtaCCGGAACTGCTGACGCCTGCTGAAGTcggcaccctagagcccatgctcctcaactagcgaagccactacaatgagaagcccgcacactgcaactagagagtagtccccagcaactagagaaaagcctgtgcaacaacaaagacccagcacagccggaaatgatgaatggaattattttaaaataaaaataaatatacacaataataCATCCCCATGGACACTGCATAATAGAACAATCCCCACTCTGTTGAAGCTTTCATATGTACCTCCCAGGCCACCCCTCCATTCCTTTCACCTTATAGAAATCCACTGTTGTGAATTTGTCATTTATCACGTCCTTGTTTTTCCTTTACACATTTAGTGAACGTGTGTTCCCACACttattgtttgattttttctGCAAATGGTGCTATATTGCATGTATTTTTATGATGCTTTGTTATTCAACGTTACAAGAGACTCACCCATGCTAACCTCTCCAACTTCTATTCATCTTCACTGCTATGTAATATGTACTGTGGGCATACACCACATTTGATCAGTTCTCCTGTTTGATGATATGTAGACAGTTTCCAGGATTTTGTTATTACAGATTGTTTTACTGTAAACATTTTCCTAGTTGTCTCCTGGAAAGTGTTTATGAGAGTTTCTCCAGAGTGTATACCCAGGAAGAAGAAGAATTTTAAGATTACATCCAGGTGGGCAAACTTTTCTGCCAAATACCAGAGAACAAACATCTTAGACTTTGCAGGTCACGTGGTTTCTGACACAGCTACTCAGATCTGTCTTTTTAATGTGGAAGCAGCCTTGTGttgcgttagtcgctcagtcgtgtccgactctttgcagccccatggactgtacagcccaccaggttcctctgtccatggaattctccaggcaagaatactggagtgggttgccatttcctcctccaggggaagcaGCCTTagacaatatataaatgaatggatgtagctacgttccaataaaactttacttataaAACCAGATTGTTGGCAAGATTTGACCCTCAGGCTGCCAGTTCCTGATCAAGATGATAAACTTCACTATTCTGATTGCCTGCAAGTGCTAAAGCACCCTTTCTTTTCTCACCTGATTACCCCCAGAGGAGACATGAGTCCTGTCTTATTCTATGGACTGGACTGAATGACCTTATTCAGGAGTCTtcagggagaagaggaagggcATGGggacgtggtggtggtggtgcttccCAGCACATACTCTGTGACTTACAGCCATAGTCTTGAGGAAACCAAAGGCAGAAAGGGGTTGAGGCAAGGAAGGGCACTAATGCTGGCTCTGCTGGACATGGGTGGGAGCTGGGGTTCTGCTTGACGGGTCTCGGCAAAGTTCACATCACAGAAACCACTGTGAAGTCACTACCAGGCAGGAGGACATAGAAATTCAAACAGAACAGCGCTTTTCTTTTGGAGTTGTATGGTTTCCTTTATTAAAGAAAGCTGGAATTGACTCTCTAGGGATCCTTTCCTGAAGTTGGGTCTCCATGGAAGCTTCCTGCCCTGGCTCCTATTTAAACAGATTTTGTTTCAATGATGATGGTCTCCATCGTCTCTGATGTCACAGTTCCATGGATCTCCACGTCCTCACCAACCGGGGCTTTCTCCACCTTGGCCTCTACGTTGCGTTTCTCTACCGTCTTAGCCACAAAGTCTAcctctctgtcatgtccgaccATTGGTTTTGAACCAGGAATGACTCTGAAGCTTCTGAAGAAAGTGCTGATCTTACTGGATCTCTTATTTAAAGTCCCTGAACTGGTGCTGGACCTGCTTTTCCCCGGTTTGCGAGCTGTCCTTCCCTCCTTGCCAGATGAGCTATGGCTGCCACTCTTGTGAGGGCTGTGTCCTTTGCCCCTGGTGCCACTctgccctttttcttttttgtcatctCTCTTGTTTCCATGGCCTGATACGGACCGGTGGGAGGATGACTTCCGGGTCTTGTCCCCTCCTGTCCTGTGATGACCTTCCCCTGTTCTGCGGTGACGGGAACTTTTCCTAGATGAAGACTTgtccttcttttcccttctttcctttttttccttccgaGTTTCATCCCTGGGGTGGGAGACCTTCTGGCTTCCATCTCGTTCAGACATGTAGCCTTCACTCTGCAAGGTGGAGACCAGGGGGGCTACAACCCGGCCTTCAGCACTTGCAGCAGCAGCCTTGCCAGTCGTCGCTGCTCCTGCAAACACCACGCTCATGCTGCTGTCTGCACTGTCCACCCCCGTCGAGGATGTGCTGGCAGCACCTGCCAAGACCAGGTTCGTGCCCTCTGAGGATATACTGGCAGCACCTACAGTGGCCTTGCCGGATCCACTTTCTCCTGAACACTTGGTGGCAGCTCCTGCCAAGGTGGTGCTCACCTGGCTGGTGCTGCTGCTCCTAGTTGCAGCCAAGCTCACAGCCCCTCCTACAGAGCCTGCTCCCACCCCTGCAACTGCCACGCCTCCTCCAGAGCTTGTTGTTGTCCCTGCTACGGCCAGACCCGAGGTTGTCCCTGCCGCTCCTCCTTCAGTACTTTTCAAGGATGTAGTTGAGCCATGGGGGGCATGATAGGCTCCCTCTCCACCAACATAAGCACAAGACGAGGCTCCCGACACATCACCAAGCTTGTGAATCCCCACAGCGTCATGATCCCTTTCTCTATGGAGCTCTGCGGTCTGTGCCAAGGGAGGAGAAACAGGTAAGATAGAGATCACAGAAAATGAGATCAGAGCTGTCTACTCCTCTCCCATCCTGAAGCTGACCAGTTCAAGGGTTTATCTTTAGAATAACCTTTGAAATCATCCAGTCTAAGCTCCCACTGAATGAAAGATTCCATCTACCGTGTCCCTGTCAAACAGCCACTCCATTTGCTTGAACAATCCAAGGCCAGGGAAAGCATTGATACTAATACAGTTCTCCATGGTCATTTAATTTTATACCCTTGTGCTTCTACCTCTGCAGGACAGAGTCCTAGAAGTGGAGTAGCTTGGTCAAGGGACACATACATTCTATGTTTTGGAGACTATTAGAATGAATTGTGCATGAGTAGATGCACAATTGAGTTGGACTTTAGTCAGCATATGAGAGTCATGGGGAGACAATGAAGAACTTCCTAATtgtgaataatattctactgctGATGAGATTACCTGGCTTTGGGTAAGTGTTCAAGAAAAGATTAGACAATCAGGATTGCTGTAGAGGGGATTATAACCCTGGGATGAGACCAGTGCAGCTAATACAATATCTAAGGGCTCTCTGAAACTCGGCCCTGTGGGACAATGTAGAGAAGTGCTTGGAACCTTTCCAGTGTGAGTCCCATAGTGATGGCTCATTTGGTTCTGAGACTTTTTGACATGGGAAGGCATTTCCCAGGTGAGTCTCAGAGAGCATCAAACCCCTTTGAAGGACCAGCTTTGTACTGCTCTGCCAAAGCAATCTGCCCTGTGTTTTTGAGTCTCTGTAGGTTCTTACCAATAGGCTTTTGTCACCCTCCAGAATTCTCGCATCTCCAGTTTGGAGCGTCGGGGTACTGCTGCAACTCTCTACCGGTGGTCTCAGGAGATAGACAAGCTTTTCCCAATAGCAGAAGAGGTCTTCTCGAGCATCAGAAGAGGGGCACAGCTGCAAATAAAAAGTACGGCCAGTGGCAAGCTTCAGGCGCAACTGTTGTTTCTCACGGTCATGGATGGAGATCTTGACAAACTTCAAGGGAAGCAACCTGGTGAGCTCTAGGGTCTTCGTGGGCTTGCGACCTCTCCCCTTGGTGGTCCGGGCGTGTCTGACATGCTCTTCACAGACTTTAGTTGGTCGGGCCAGGAGCATGACATCAGGTAGTGGGAGGATAGGGCTGGTGGATGCAATGCCCACAGTCACCATTCGGACGCGGTTGTGGACGTCAATCACCTCTCCTTTCTTGCTGATCTGGATAAAGTCACTTTCAAACATGGGTGCATACTTGAAAATGTCATACTCTCCTCCCTTGTACAGTTGTCGTTGCAGGTCCCCCATGGAGGTATTGAACACACCCATTGAACGGTAGCTGTTGGCCGTGTAATAAGGTAACAAACACTCACTGCTCATGGTTCTCTTCTTCCAAGACAGCACCACCAGCCACAAATTGAATcgctgagagagagagggagtgaaGGCAACTGCCCATCTCCCTGCAGGGCTCTGCCTAAGTCTCTTGGCATCACCACATTTATCCTGCACAGTCCTTTGTGACCTGTCGCCAACACACACCCCTTTATTCAGCCTCCAAGCAGccaccagctcagggcaggctCACTAACCCTCCCCAACATCATCACCAACAACAAACCATCTTCTCCATCAGGAATAGGCTGACCCTGATAAGATATAAGCGTGGGTAGGCTGGATATTCTTCCTGATCAAAATGTTAAGATGTATAATTAATGAAAAACATTCAGCTTCTATAAATATTTGGATGACTTCCAGTTTTGTAGTTACAAATCTCCCTGCAATGATCATCTTCCTGCATCTGCTGAATACTGTGCTGTGGGGATAAAATCCTGAAAGTAGGCAGTGTGCTTGTTAAGGGCAGTCATCCTATGGGGACGGTTATTCTTTGACAGGAACTTAACAAAGAGTGCTATCTGTCAGAACCAGAGTCCTACTTATACAGTGGTTTCCAGGGTATGGAGAATTTTCTCACCCATGTAATCATTTCAAGGAGGCtgggttttatttgtatttatttactttatagttTTAGAAACAGCTTTCATTGTGAAATATAACAGACACTCATAAAAGTGCACAAAGCATAAATATATAGCTTAATGAGTAATAAGAAGGTGAACATCCTTGTAGCCGCTGCCCAGAGCAAGAAATAGAACACTGCCAGCCCTTCTTCAGCATGCTCCCTCCCAAGCACAGCTCTCTCCCTTCCCACAAAGGTGCCTCAAATTtggctttcctttttccttctttctttttaaattgaagtatagctgatttacagtgttgtgttaatttctgctgtacagcaaagtgatccattttccattatggcttgtcacaggatactgaatatagttccctgtgctatatacagtaggaccttgttgtttatccatgctatatataatagtttgcatctgctaaccccaaactcccaactcatccctcccccatcccactcccTTGGCAACTGTAAGTCTGTTGTCTTTATCTGTGAATCTTTTCTGCTtcataggtaagttcatttgtgccatagtttagattccacatataagtgatatcatatgatatttgtcttcctctttctgacgtactttacttagtgtgataatctctaaatccatccccattgctgcaagtggcattagttcattttttgtggctgagtagtattccactgcatACATGTACTGCAACTTCTTtgcccatttatctgttgatggacattaaggttatttccatatcttaGTTGAAAAGTGAATAGTGCAACTACCAACATAgtaggagtgcatgtatctttttgagttacagTTTTGTTCAGATATATGCCTATGAGTGGCATCACAtggcaactttatttttagtttttttgaggaacctccatactattttccatagtggctgcacaaatttacatttccaccagcagtgtaggagggtttccctttctccataccctctcaaGTGTTTGTTATttacaaactttttaaaatgttttttatttatgtatttatttagttgtCTTGGATCTTAATtgaagcatgtaggatctttagttgctggAGTATGGATTTCCTAGTTGTGGCGTGCAAGCTCAGTAGCTGCAGAatgtaggcttagttgctccattgcatgtgggatcgtagttccctgaacagggatcgaatctgtatcCCCTgacattgcaaggtagattcttaaccactggaccaccaggaaagtccccaaactttttaatgatggccattctgacaggtgtagtcctcattgcagttttgatttgtatttctctaataactgaTGATATTGCACATCTTTTCATGCGCCTCTtggtcatctgcatgtcttctttggaggaatgtctatttagttcttctgcccatttttccactgagttgtttttaattgttgttgagttgtacgagctatttgtatattttagaaattgagctcttgttggtcacatcatttgcaaacattgtcccccattccataggttgtttttttgctttgtttatggcttcctttactgtgcaaaagcttataagtttgattaggtcccattggtttatttttcctatatttctaTATCCTTGGGGAATGATATATGAAAACATTGGTAGGatatatgtcagagaatgttttgcctatgttctcttctaggagttttacagtgtcATGTTTTATACTTAAGTGTTGaagctattttgagtttatttttctgcatggtgaaagggtgtgttctaacttcattgatttacatgaggCTGTCCAACTTTctcaacacca is a genomic window of Ovis canadensis isolate MfBH-ARS-UI-01 breed Bighorn chromosome 5, ARS-UI_OviCan_v2, whole genome shotgun sequence containing:
- the GARIN3 gene encoding Golgi-associated RAB2 interactor protein 3; this translates as MSSECLLPYYTANSYRSMGVFNTSMGDLQRQLYKGGEYDIFKYAPMFESDFIQISKKGEVIDVHNRVRMVTVGIASTSPILPLPDVMLLARPTKVCEEHVRHARTTKGRGRKPTKTLELTRLLPLKFVKISIHDREKQQLRLKLATGRTFYLQLCPSSDAREDLFCYWEKLVYLLRPPVESCSSTPTLQTGDARILEGDKSLLTAELHRERDHDAVGIHKLGDVSGASSCAYVGGEGAYHAPHGSTTSLKSTEGGAAGTTSGLAVAGTTTSSGGGVAVAGVGAGSVGGAVSLAATRSSSTSQVSTTLAGAATKCSGESGSGKATVGAASISSEGTNLVLAGAASTSSTGVDSADSSMSVVFAGAATTGKAAAASAEGRVVAPLVSTLQSEGYMSERDGSQKVSHPRDETRKEKKERREKKDKSSSRKSSRHRRTGEGHHRTGGDKTRKSSSHRSVSGHGNKRDDKKEKGQSGTRGKGHSPHKSGSHSSSGKEGRTARKPGKSRSSTSSGTLNKRSSKISTFFRSFRVIPGSKPMVGHDREVDFVAKTVEKRNVEAKVEKAPVGEDVEIHGTVTSETMETIIIETKSV